Below is a window of Polyangiaceae bacterium DNA.
CGGCGCCGGGGCACGGCGCGAGCAACAAGGCGCAGGCGGAGACCTACTACAAGCAGCAGTACCACTCCGGGAGCGGCTGCGGCACGACGGACGTGGAGGCGAAGCTGTTCGCTGGCACGCACGGCATCAGCGTGGGTGCCAAGTACAGCGCCACGGTGGTGTTCGACGCGGAGCAGGGGACGCTCAGCGCCGACCTCGGCCCCACGCAGCACCAGGGCGCGATCCCTGCTTCAGCCAAGCTGGTCGCGAATAACGGTGACACCTGGTACGTGGTGCTCAGCTTCGATGGCGGCTCCCTGGAGTGCTACGACGCCTCAGGTCAGGAAGACCCGACCGCGCCGTGCTGCTGGCTCCCCAGCTTCGGCTGGGTGTTCGACGACCTGACGTGGAAGATCTGCGCCTGACGCCGCTCAGCGGCGCCGCCGCAGCGTGCCAACGGGCCTCGTGCCGGAGCGCGGCGGCGACTCGCTCATCGCTTCGAGCACATCCATCGCGGTGATGAGCCCCGCGAGCCGCCCGTCCGGGCCCACGACCACGAAGAAGTCGCGGTTCTCGTCGAGCAGTGAAGTGTGAACGGCGCCGAGCGTAGCTGTCTCCGGCATGAACCGACCGCCGGAGCGAGCGGCGTCGAGGGCAGTCGCGGTCTCGAGCGCCACCGGACCGAGGCGGTGCGCGAACGAGAGCGCGTCCGACGGGGTGACGATGCCCAGCGGTCGCCGCCGCTCGTCCACGACGACCGCCAGCATTGCTCCCGGCCGGAGCAGCAACTCGGCCGTCTGCGCGAGCGGCGTATTCGCGGTGACGACCGTTGGGAACCGCATCGAGCTCGACACCGGAGCGTCGATCTCGGAGTCGTCCGGTTCCTGAAGGCCGGTCGCCCGCGCTCTCCACGCGGTCTGTCCCATGCTCTGGGTCATCTTCCTCTCCTCCTCCGTGGCAGCGCCGCAAGGGGCGCGACAAGATCCAGCCAGCAAGAGCCGTTCCAGCCCACATTCGCCGTTCGTGCCAGCTCTCGGCCGCGATCGGCCGTCGCAAGACGCCGCACTGGTGCGCAATGCGGCGTGGGCTCGGGCGTGATGCCGCCGCTTCTTCGCCGTGCTCGCCTCCGCCGGCTTGGCATGCCGCGTGCTCGAGGTCCAGCATGCCGTCGCACTACCACTCCAATCGGGTGAGGCCGTGATGCGGTCCGCGAGAACCGAGCGGGTGCTCAGGCTCGTCCCCCCTCGGACACACGCCGCTCCGGTTCCACCCAGCGACGCCGAGCCGGTCGTCTCGCAACGTCGGCCCATCGAGCGATTCGCGCAGTACGCCTTGCGTGAGGTCATCGCGCGCGGCGGAATGGCCACCGTGTGGCGGGCCAGCGCTCCCGACGGCACGGAGGTCGCGCTCAAGCGCATGCTGCCTTCCCTGGCCGAGAGCCCGCGGGCGGTGCTCATGTTCTCCGACGAGGCGCTCCTGGGCATGCGGCTCGATCACCCGCGCCTGGTTCACACCTTCGAGCTCGGCGTGTTCGAGAACGAACCCTTCATGGTCATGGAGCTGGTGGACGGCCCCTCCATGTCGGACGTGCTGAGCCGTTCCGTCACGCTGATGCGTCCCGCGGCGGCAGTCTACGTCGTCGAGCAGCTGCTCGAAGGGCTGTCCGCTCTCCACACCATCCTCGACGACGACGGCGTCGAGGCCGGAGTGGTCCACCGCGACGTCTCGCCCAACAACCTGCTCGTGACCTGGGACGGAGAGGTGAAGCTGGGGGACTTCGGGATTGCTCTGGTCACTCGCGGCGGCACGCCACACGCGCCCGGCGTGTTGCAGGGGAAGGTCGGTTACATGGCGCCGGAGCAGCTGGCCGGTGACGCGCTCGATGCGCGCGCGGATCTGTTCGCCGCTGGGGTGGTGCTCCTGGAGCTGTTGACGGGGCGCCGGGCCTTCGCCCGCGACCACGAGCTCGCGACGCTGGCCGCCAACTACGCCGGGTATTCGAGGAGCCTCGACGGCAGCTTGCCTGGCCCGCTCGCGCGGATCATCCGGACGGCGCTGGCGCAGCACCGCGAGGAGCGCTTTCCTTCGGCGCGGGCGTTCGCCGCCGCCCTCGGAGAGGCGCGGGCGGAGCTCTCGCTCGGCGCGGGACGAGAGCAGCTGGTGCAGTTCTTGGGGGAGATCGCGGGCACGCTTCGTCCCGGCTTGCGGACCACCGTGCGTTCGGCGACCGGCGCTCGGCAGAGCGCCGACCACCGATCGTCACTGCCTGCCGGCGCGGGGCTGGCATCCCGCATGGCAGGTCGAATCGCACGCGACGCGCGCTCACTGGCGACCGGACGCCGAACGCTCTGCCGTGCTTCGGAGGCACCCGGGCTGGCTCGCCAGCGAGAGCTCTTCGCCTACCGATTCGGCGAGCCCCCGTGCTTGCCCCAGCGGGCGCTCTTGACACCAGCCGCGACGCGGGCCGTGCTGACTCGGCTCGCGCGCCGGCGGGCCTCCGGCCTCTTGGTCGCGCGCTCCGGCGACCGGGAGATGCGCGTCTTCTTCGACGACGGAGCCCCGGTGTTCATCGCGTCGAGCGAGCACGAGCACCTGCTCGGTGAGCGCCTGGTTCGGCTGGGCCACCTCTCCGCGTCAGAGGTCGAGCTGGCCGTCGAACGAGCGGCGCGCTGGGACTGCCCGTTGGGCGAAGCGCTGGTCGACATGGGGTTCGTCAGCGCCCGCCTCGTGTTCCACGAAATCATGGAGCAGATGCGCGCGCGACTCCGCGACCTGGGAACGTGGTCCGGAGGTGAGCTCGGGTTCGTCGAGCAGGCGCGACCTGGCGTGTCCGCGGTTCGACTGTGCCCGTCCGACTTCGAGCTCCCGCTCGGCGGTGCTTGATGCAAACTGCGACACTGGCTCGAGGTTCGACCCCGGCTTACGCTGTGCACGGGGTGGGCCAGGGTGCCATGACTTCTCGACCTACGCTCCTCGTCGTCGATGATGACGACGCGATCCGGGAGGCGCTCGCGGAGGTGTTGAGCGACGAGGGCTACTCGGTCGTGACGCGGCGAGGTGGCCATGAAGCGCTCGACTACCTCCGCCGAGGGCACCGGCCCAGCGTGATCATCCTGGATCTGTGGATGCCGCAGATGGACGGTTGGCGCCTCAGGCGTGAGCTCCTGGCGGACCCCGAGCTCGAGCACATTCCCGTAGTCGTGCTGACCGCAGCGTCGAGCGACGCTCCAGAGCCACAACGTGTCGCAGGGGTCCTCAGGAAGCCAGTGGCGTTGCAGGCGCTGCTGGGACTGATCGAGGCGACCCGCTCGTGACGGGAGACCGAGTCGCAGTGCAGGAAGCCACGGCCGTTGCGCCCGGAAGGCCGATGACCAATGGTTCCAGTGTGACCCCCGAGAGCCGCAGCGCCCCGGGCAGGGCAGGGGCCCCCGCCACCATCCTGGTCGTCGAGGATGACGAAGACACGCGTTCGGCGCTCTGCGACACGCTCGCGGATCTGGGCCACGTGCCGCTTCCTCGCCCCGACGGAGCAGCGGCGCTCCGCGAGCTCGACGACGCCGAGTTCGACCTGGTCTTGACCGACATGAAGATGCCCGGGATCGACGGCATCCAACTGTGTCGCCAGTTGGTGGGCGATCGGCCCAGCGTGCCGGTGGTGGTGATGACGGCCTTCGGCGACGTCGACGCTGCGGTCGGTGCGTTGCGCGCCGGGGCGTTCGATTTCATCACCAAGCCGGTGAGCCTGGCCCAGCTCGACGCCACCGTGACCAAGGCGCTGGAGCGAGAGCGCGCGAGCCCGGTGGTCCTGCGCCTAGAGCCGCTCGAGCCGGTCGAAGCCAC
It encodes the following:
- a CDS encoding CBS domain-containing protein; the protein is MTQSMGQTAWRARATGLQEPDDSEIDAPVSSSMRFPTVVTANTPLAQTAELLLRPGAMLAVVVDERRRPLGIVTPSDALSFAHRLGPVALETATALDAARSGGRFMPETATLGAVHTSLLDENRDFFVVVGPDGRLAGLITAMDVLEAMSESPPRSGTRPVGTLRRRR
- a CDS encoding serine/threonine protein kinase, producing MRSARTERVLRLVPPRTHAAPVPPSDAEPVVSQRRPIERFAQYALREVIARGGMATVWRASAPDGTEVALKRMLPSLAESPRAVLMFSDEALLGMRLDHPRLVHTFELGVFENEPFMVMELVDGPSMSDVLSRSVTLMRPAAAVYVVEQLLEGLSALHTILDDDGVEAGVVHRDVSPNNLLVTWDGEVKLGDFGIALVTRGGTPHAPGVLQGKVGYMAPEQLAGDALDARADLFAAGVVLLELLTGRRAFARDHELATLAANYAGYSRSLDGSLPGPLARIIRTALAQHREERFPSARAFAAALGEARAELSLGAGREQLVQFLGEIAGTLRPGLRTTVRSATGARQSADHRSSLPAGAGLASRMAGRIARDARSLATGRRTLCRASEAPGLARQRELFAYRFGEPPCLPQRALLTPAATRAVLTRLARRRASGLLVARSGDREMRVFFDDGAPVFIASSEHEHLLGERLVRLGHLSASEVELAVERAARWDCPLGEALVDMGFVSARLVFHEIMEQMRARLRDLGTWSGGELGFVEQARPGVSAVRLCPSDFELPLGGA
- a CDS encoding response regulator; the protein is MTSRPTLLVVDDDDAIREALAEVLSDEGYSVVTRRGGHEALDYLRRGHRPSVIILDLWMPQMDGWRLRRELLADPELEHIPVVVLTAASSDAPEPQRVAGVLRKPVALQALLGLIEATRS